CACCCAACCCACGAACTATTATAGCATAGTCACATGTCAAACAAACGGGACCTTCAATTTGACAAACTGAAGAAGAACATCTCTGCTTCCTGTCGTCCGCAGCCCGGAGCCTCTCACGGTGTTGCTTCAGTCGGTCGGTCAGTTTCATGTCGTTTTCAGCGATCTGAATGTGCAATCGTTTTGTACCACCTAAGAACCATCAAGAGTTCAAGGCTGTTTATAACTGATGCATTACAAATATCAATATATAGGACTCCCTCTGTTCCAACATAAGTGTCAtggaactaaaaccacgacacttTGGAACTGAGGGAgtataagatgttttggatatttcaatataGAGTACATACGAACCAAAATGCGTGAACAAACACACAAgcgtgtctatatacatccgattCACAAAGAAGTTAGAGCATCctatatttgtgaacggagggagCATCTGTGTGGGCTGCTGCACAAATGCATGCCACTACCCAATCCTCAGAACAAGCTACCATCCTTTCCAACCTAAGAACAAGTACTAAACCATAGGTTAGGACTTAGGAGGCAGAAAGGGGTGACCCCGGGAGGGATTTGCTATGGCACCACGTTTGCTCAAGTGCCTGGGCGAGCTTGAACATGACGGAAAAGCGGAACTGGGTGCTACCTAAAGTACTACACCTGATTGTTCTACATCTATTAGTAGCAGCACCATTCACGTTTCAAGAAAAAAATGACACGAACCGGCAAACGACGCATTCTCAGCGTCTCTCAGTTTGACAACATGTATACATGACGACGGTGCAGGCCAAGAACAGCACCATTCACATAACAGATCACATAATTCCGCTGCAGTAGTCCTAGATAGCTTGATCGATGTTTTGTCTGTAAAAACGACGAATGCGTCTGGAGGGCCGAGAGGATATGTAACTGGTTAACTCTTGATCCAGGTACTCCACCAAACCAATGTCTCTGACAGGATCAAAACACCTGAAGTCAGCATTACTTTTGATGGGGCAATCCAGGTCTTTGACTATTCCATCGGCATCCAAAGTGTAGTACTGCCCACCAGAGAAGTTCTCAGATTCATCCGGGTGGTCAATTTGGAAGTTTCCGGATGATTCACTGAAGGAATATGGAAAGGCAAAAACATGCCAACATATTTCAAGAGTATGTCTGCTAGGCCAAAGGCAACTGATCTGGAAGTTTAAATGCAACATTCAGGCAACACATTTGCTGCTGCGGTTAATAGACGATTTCAATTTATCTATCATGTATGCCCCGGGCAGACAAACCCCCAACAAACTAGTGAATCAAGTCATAAAGACTCTTAGGTTTGTTTCAAATACGACCAAAGAACCAACCATGAGATGATCAGATGTCATGAGTAGCACTAAATAATTTCAGtacgaaaagaaaaaaatgattgaATGTCAAGAGCATACCAACTTCACTTGGTGATGGCTGTACTGTACAGCACAAGGTGATGTCCTCTTCACAAAAGTCGGAGCCAGACGGAAGTGCTTCAGCAAAGAAAAACACAGGAGCTTCTCTAGCACAGGAAGGATCCTTCGGCCACGCCATAAAACTAGTATGGAAAGAATCATCCATATTGAACTCATTGTGCACGGAACCAATGCCATAGATGACATGAAGCTGATAATGTGCCGCAGTTTGCTGAGCATACTTGCGCAACGCTGCATCCGCTAATTCCACCCATCGTTTGTACCATCTTATGAGAAGGTTCCTCCTTCTAGTGATGAGTTTAAAGGCCGCCGTGAACCGCTCTTCAAGAGGAGGGTGTGGCAGCTCATCTGGTAGTGGGGAAGGCAGCAACATGGTGGAGAGGCGCAGAATGTCAGCTGAGGAAAGCCTGTGTTTGCTGTTGAGCAGCGAGACAGCATCACGTTCCACAGAAAGCACAACGGAAGAAGTGAAGAGCGCAAGGGCCGCAGGTTTCAGATGCCGCGCTGCCTTGTCAGCCGCTTGAAAGGCGGCTTCCAGCTCCGATGCCGTCAGACGGAACGACGACAGGGCAGCACCGCGTGCGGAGGCAACAGCGGCACGGAGGTCGGCGCGGGAGAGACTGAGGTGCCAAAGGGCatcatcatcggagaggccaggACAGAGATGGTGAAGTGAAGCAACCAATCCATCAAGCGAACACTGAACTACACGGCGTATGGTACAGTTGCTGATGAAGGCGGTATCGATCCGGTCACTGGAGCGAATGGGAAAAGCAGCAGAGTACCAGACGGAATTGACGATGATGTTGTGGACAGGGTGTAGAGGGCCGTAGCAGTGACCGGCGATGAGGAGGCCACGCGAGAGGGTGGTCCAGAGATCTTCGGTGGGCAGACGGGAGATGGCCTCGAGGTAGTAGCAGCGTATCAGGCCAAGCATCCTCCGTCGCAGTGTGCGAGAATCCGGTCTCTTCCCATGCGCTGCAGACACCTCCTCGTCCCTGGAGGAAATGGAGGCCATGGCAGGCAATACTGCCTCCTCTGCCATAGGGCGCCAACCTGCCTCACTGTCACTTTCAGCACCAGATAAACACTCGACTTCATCCAGTTGAAAGTCCCGGCCACCAAGATATTCATGACAAGTCGGGTGCACAATCGTTTTGTTGTTCATCCTACAAGCACGGCAACTACCTGCGTTTACCAGAAACAATTTAGGGAATTGCTCAACAAACAGCACATGTATCTTGAGACATGGCAAATGAGATAATCCATACAGGTATTGAGACATGTAAATTCTGATGATATGAAAAATGTGGAACTGATAACATACCAATCTCGGTCAATGGATCAACCGGCACACACAATTGGACGTTGCTTTCATCGCAGGCTGAGGTTGGGGCAACTGCTTCGGTGAAGAACAGCATTGGTGCGCCTGATACAACAGAACCAGAAACAGAGATCTTACGACAGGCCAAGAAATTGATGTGAAAACAGTTGTCTAATCCCTCTTTACATAGGCGATTCACACCACAAACAGAGTGCAGAACAAAGTGCTGCCCCGATTCGAGAGTGTGCCAACGCAAAGCCGCTGCCACAACCTCAAGCACTGCCTCTTCTGCGCTGTCTATGTGCCGTGGGCTGAGCATTACAGGCGCCGGGACCAGGAGGGGAGGTACGAGTGCACGGGAGAGATGCTTGATGTCCATAGGTGAAAGCGTGTGCTTAACACGCAGTAAGGAGGCGATGTCGTGGTCGACGGCAGGCAACACGGAGGCCATGAACAGCCCAAGGGCCGCAGGGTCGGGGTGCCGCGCTGCCTCGGCGGCCGCCTGAAAGGCGCCAAGGGCCTGAGCCCGCATCGCGGCCCGTGCGCTGGACCTGCTGGTCCGGTTCgcctgggcgacggcgacggagAGGTCGGCGTCGGCGCACAGCAGGTGCCACAGCGCGTCGCCGGCGGAGAGGGACGGGCAGAGGCGGCGGAGGCAGTCCAGCAGCCCGTCGAGGGAGCGGCGGCAGGCGCGGGCGAGGACGTCGCCGCCGATCACGTCGACGGCGGCGCGaaggggggaggcggcggcgtACCAGATGGCGTTGAGGAGGATGTTGTGGACGGGGTGGAGGGGCCCGTAGCAGtggccggcggcgaggaggccgcgcgcGAGGGCGGCCCGGAGGTCGGCGGCGGGCAGCCGCGAGAGCGCGTCGAGGTAGTAGCGGTGGATTAGGGTTAGGAGGGCTCGCCTCATGGCGCTCGTGTCCGCCTGCGCCCAGGCGCGCTGCCCGTGCTCCTCCCCTTCCGCCATGGGAGGTGGGGTGAGGTGACTGACGCGGGCAGGCCGGGGTTTTGCGCTCGGCGGTGCGGTGCGACCGAGGGTTTGCTCCGCCGGTTCGTGTCGAACCGTCGATAGGTATTCTACCACGGGCGCGTTAGCGAGCCGGATAGAGCGGCTTTCTTTCTTAAGAAAGGCGATCTCGCCTCCTGCCGCTGCCAGGGCGTCTTCCTCCGCCGCCGTCCTCCGGCGGCTCCCCTTCGCTGACGACCTCGGTTGTTGGTGGTGAGGAGGGTCGCCGGATCCACGCGTGTGGATTGTTTTAGGCATTAGTTTTTTAGGATTTTGGATTGTTCATCGTCATGATTTCAGCGatggcgatggcggcgtcgactAATAAATCTTCAGATCCTTTCCCAACGAGGCGATCCGTTTTTGGGTGGATTTGGAAACCAGACTGTTCAAGTAAGGatgatgcggcggcggcggcatcctcGTGGTGGACCTGTGTCCTCGGGCTCCGCCGTTGCGCCGACGTTTGCTCCAGCGCCGCCGTGGAGCTTGGAAGGTAgtccaggagcggatgcagattgtggtctgcatcgacGGCATCTGGAAGATGGTGGATCTGGGTTCGTGGTTCGTGGCAGGCAGGTATGGTTTCCTCCTCCAACGTCTTAGTTGCGCGGGGGTGCCGGGTctggagttcgatggcgtgtccggggtgttgccccggtctgattcgttcaacggcAATGGCTTCACCTTTATTGGcgagccaccttggaggtccgcaaagctgcatatcagcgatggagccgcgtcgagctcgggtgTGGAGGTGATCCGTCATTTTCTTCTTTGGTGGCTGCTATGGTGGTGCCAGAGGCAGGTGACGGGCGTTGGTGTCAAGCTAAGAGGATTCTTCAGTCTTGTTTGTAATTTTACTTCTTGGCTGGTGTTCCTGTATGCAAAGGCTAGCGTTCTGTTGTCTTTTTAGTTTTGTCAGGTCGGTATATACGTGGCTTGTACTATAATCCTTATGATATAAATAAGACACGtattaccatgcaaaaaaaaGAGCGCACGCCACATGGGTCGGGCCCAACTTTGCGGCAGCTCGCATCCAGCGCGCTACACATGCAGCGCGCGACGCCGCGACTGCATCTTTTCCACTTGTTtttaatttgttatttttgtttcttttttctttttaggTAAGATGCGAGACATATTTTGGAGATAAATGAGATGACACCTTTATTTTTAGGAAAACACTGCCCTTCAGTCGGCGGATGCAAGCACAGCGTCCGCTGCTTGCTTAGCCGTCGGATCAATCCTGATCGAACGCCCACGTTGGCCACAAGTCAGTCCCGCGGTAAGTTTTTTTTTCTGTAACAAGGGTCTTGTTTCAGTAGATTTTTGCAACATAGGACTAGTTTCAGAACGAGAAAAAACGATTTGATGGTGAAGATTTTTTTTGCCTACAACAGGGATCTTGTTTCAAAAGGTCTCTGCAATAGACGTCTTGTTTCACAAAGATTAAAAATGGTTCGATGAAGACGGTTTTTTTTTAGCAAAAAGGGTCTGGTTTTAGAAACATAGTCCGAGTTGCAGAAAGCGTCGAGGAGTGCCTCATGTTAGAGAGTGAGTGGTGAGACTTTGCAATATGAGGCATGTTTCAGAAATATACCTTCAGTTGCAGAAAACGTTGAAGGAGCGCCTGGCGTGAAAGGTCGTCGTTGTGCTGGAGTGGAGCTGGCAGTTGCTCGCGGGGCTGAGGCAGAGGAGGAGCGGCAACTCTGGCGAGCGGCGGCGCCTAGGCGCGTGACGTGTTGTCTCGGCGGACCTTTGCAACAAGGTCCTTGTTGCAAACCCCCTAAGCGCAACAAGGTAGTTGTTGCAAAGGTTCTCGACTGGTCGGGACGGTAGATCGGACGGCTATTGTTATAAATGTTTCTGCAACACCGCTCTTGTTGCAAGGGAGGTCACGCATGTGGATGGGTAGATCGGATGGCCATCCTCGCATCCTTCCAATGGACAGTTAGGTGGCGGATGTTTTCTACTTATCTTATTTTTACATGTTCATGTGCTTTAAAAAGCGTTCGCATGTTTTTAAAAATGTGTTCCTGTAAAAAAAATAAGGTGGTTAggagtttaaaaacaaaaatcaTGTCATTTTATAAACTTACTCCTATATTATCAAGATCTTATGTACATTGAAAAGGAGCTTGAGCAAgttttttaaaaattgttcatgcAAATTTTGAAAAGTGTCCGCGTGTTTAGAAACGTGTTCATGTAACTTTCAACAAAGTGTTCGCGTGTTATTTTTGCTATGTTCGTGCACTTTCAAAATGTGTTCGCGCGTGTTTAAATAAATGTCCATATAATTTTGGAAAGTGACTCATTTGTGTTTTAACAATTGTTAGAATAATTTAAAAAGTATTCACGCGCTCAGAAATTTGTGCGATTTTTTAAAATTGATCGCACATTTTAGAAATAAAATCATGTTGTTGTTTTAACTCTATCATTTTCAGAAATGCACATATAAAAAGGAAGTGGGAAAAGCGAAAGTAGAAAAACTAGAAAATAAAGGTAGAAAcacagaaaaggaaaaataatAGGAAGAAAGAAACTTGGAAAATCGATGAAAACCAACCTAGGAACCCCATTGAAAATCACAGAAAAACCTGAACTTTTTTTGTGGGGGGAAATCAGAAAAACCTGAACTAGAAATGAAAACTGCTAGATGCCCCCTAGGCCGGTCCGCTTTGAGACAACCTGCAGGTGAGCGTGTCATAATGAACAAATAGACTTTACGTCTACCACTGATTAATCTACACGGTGTGTTTTTACAAATTCTTGCCCCCCaccccccaccaccaacaaaaAAAAGTTTTGTTCGTAGCATTGTTCAAAAGGAACAAAAGCTTGTAGATTTTTTTCTGTGCATGATGAATTAATCATGTTTTTTTAAGCCCTGAACCGTAGAATTATTCATGTATTGATTTTATTAATGTTTTTTCATATATTTGGGAGGTTTTCCATATGCAAATTCTTTTCTTTGCGGGGATTCATATGCAGATTCAGAAGTTATGCTGATGAAAACAATGCATTCGCTTTTGTGGAAATTTGTGTGGGTGCAGATCCATGTTAATGGCGAGTAACTATTCTGGTGATGGATCAACGAATTTGTGAGAACTCTTTTTTACTTGCCTAATATTAAGAGATTTTAGAAAATCAATGTAATGTGTTTATAAGCTCTGATTAGTCCTTGATCCTAAGAAATTAGTGACAGTTTCTGGTAAATCTTGTCACGAAAGCGAATGTGGGATTTGTTACACTGCTAAATGCATTGCTCCCTGTTGATACAAAACATGTATCATCGAGAGCATTCAGAGATTGAATTTTCCTGTGATCCAAAGCTGAAGTGGGAATTCAGATTGTTAAAAACACATTGCTAATCTCACCAGTAATCTATTGTTATGTGATGTGAAGATTTGTTTTCGTTGTGTGCGCTAGTGTTGTTAACTCTGCATTGCTACCCGTAAGAACTAATACTAAATCCCCGGTGTTACATATCCTATTCGCCAGCTAAAACAACGAATTTTGAATTCAGGTGGAGGGAGAACTACGCAACTGCATTGCAAAGTGCGAAAATTGTGTCAGATTGTATAGCCCGCACGACCCAGATTATGTCAGGGTATTAAAACGGTGGAACCAATTTCACCAGTTCTATGCAACTACCTTTTTCCTAATTTCACCAATCCTACGAAACGATTTACCGTGATGCAAGACCCAGCCGCGACCAAGGCTCACGCACAGTCCATGGAtgtgcactactaggaaaaggcctactaatggcgcacctaatttggccattaatggcgcattagtggtgcgccattagtagcacaccattagtatattttactaatggcgcaccactggtgcgccattagtatctggtatactaatggcgcaccccagatgcgtcattagtatatacaacagtgcgccattagtatgcctcccagggggccatgtatacccaggtgctttggcatactaatggcgcacaacaacaggatgcgccattagtaacttcggcatactaatggcgcactgtttagtgatgcgccattagtatcctttggcatactaatggcgcactatgatgtgatgcgacattagtatgaatattaggttttttttattttttttattttctgttttttgcacaggttacaaaatgtataattggacaaaatatagacagcacacatcaacaacagattcatcgaatacaataaaagattagtctctgaatacaattcatcattttagtctccgaatacaattcatcatattagtctccgaattgaaaagaccgaacaaaga
The Aegilops tauschii subsp. strangulata cultivar AL8/78 chromosome 3, Aet v6.0, whole genome shotgun sequence genome window above contains:
- the LOC120976873 gene encoding uncharacterized protein, with protein sequence MAEGEEHGQRAWAQADTSAMRRALLTLIHRYYLDALSRLPAADLRAALARGLLAAGHCYGPLHPVHNILLNAIWYAAASPLRAAVDVIGGDVLARACRRSLDGLLDCLRRLCPSLSAGDALWHLLCADADLSVAVAQANRTSRSSARAAMRAQALGAFQAAAEAARHPDPAALGLFMASVLPAVDHDIASLLRVKHTLSPMDIKHLSRALVPPLLVPAPVMLSPRHIDSAEEAVLEVVAAALRWHTLESGQHFVLHSVCGVNRLCKEGLDNCFHINFLACRKISVSGSVVSGAPMLFFTEAVAPTSACDESNVQLCVPVDPLTEIGSCRACRMNNKTIVHPTCHEYLGGRDFQLDEVECLSGAESDSEAGWRPMAEEAVLPAMASISSRDEEVSAAHGKRPDSRTLRRRMLGLIRCYYLEAISRLPTEDLWTTLSRGLLIAGHCYGPLHPVHNIIVNSVWYSAAFPIRSSDRIDTAFISNCTIRRVVQCSLDGLVASLHHLCPGLSDDDALWHLSLSRADLRAAVASARGAALSSFRLTASELEAAFQAADKAARHLKPAALALFTSSVVLSVERDAVSLLNSKHRLSSADILRLSTMLLPSPLPDELPHPPLEERFTAAFKLITRRRNLLIRWYKRWVELADAALRKYAQQTAAHYQLHVIYGIGSVHNEFNMDDSFHTSFMAWPKDPSCAREAPVFFFAEALPSGSDFCEEDITLCCTVQPSPSEVGMLLTFNHFFLFVLKLFSATHDI